The following proteins are encoded in a genomic region of Stutzerimonas balearica DSM 6083:
- the ppk1 gene encoding polyphosphate kinase 1: protein MNQGLSETQLQIDETQEALPAQAGVEVPVPETPAVEPEAAPVAPVPSLDDTSLYIHRELSQLQFNIRVLEQALDESYPLLERLKFLLIFSSNLDEFFEIRVAGLKKRVTFAREQAGADGLQPHQALARICELVHEQVDRQYAILNEVLLPELAKHQIRFIRRRHWTAKLKAWVRRYFRDEIAPIITPIGLDPTHPFPLLVNKSLNFIVELEGIDAFGRDSGLAIIPAPRSLPRVIRVPEEVSGAGDHFVFLSSMIHAHADDLFHGMRVKGCYQFRLTRNADLSVDTEDVEDLARALRGELISRRYGDAVRLEVVDTCPKHLADFLLKQFGLAESEMYRVNGPVNLTRLFSVTGLDSHPELQYAPFTPAIPKLLQNSENIFNVISKQDILLMHPFESFTPVVDLLREAAKDPHVLAVKQTLYRSGANSEIVDALVEAARNGKEVTAVIELRARFDEESNLQLASRLQQAGAVVIYGVVGYKTHAKMMLILRRENGELCRYAHLGTGNYHAGNARLYTDYSLLTSDDALCEDVSKLFSQLIGMGKVMRMKKLLHSPFTLKKTLLDLIALETQHAAEGKPAHIILKVNALTDAKMIKALYKASQTGVRIDLIVRGMCCLRPGIAGVSHNIQVRSIIGRFLEHSRVFYFHNDGDEKLYLSSADWMERNLDRRVETCFPVEGKKLVTRVKKELEALLTDNTQSWILQPDGSYVRNSPSGNQLARNAQNTLLERLSNTTGR, encoded by the coding sequence ATGAATCAGGGACTCAGCGAAACGCAGTTGCAGATCGATGAAACGCAGGAGGCGCTGCCGGCCCAGGCCGGCGTCGAGGTGCCCGTGCCCGAGACGCCGGCAGTCGAGCCGGAAGCGGCTCCGGTCGCGCCGGTTCCGAGCCTGGACGACACCAGCCTGTACATCCATCGCGAGCTGTCGCAGCTGCAATTCAATATCCGCGTGCTGGAGCAGGCGCTGGACGAGTCCTACCCGCTGCTCGAGCGGCTGAAGTTCCTGCTGATCTTTTCCAGCAACCTCGACGAGTTCTTCGAGATCCGCGTTGCCGGCCTGAAAAAACGCGTCACCTTTGCCCGCGAGCAGGCCGGCGCCGACGGCTTGCAGCCCCATCAGGCGTTGGCGCGAATCTGCGAGCTGGTGCATGAGCAGGTCGACCGGCAGTACGCGATTCTCAACGAGGTACTGCTGCCGGAGCTGGCCAAGCATCAGATCCGCTTCATTCGTCGACGCCACTGGACGGCCAAGCTCAAGGCCTGGGTGCGGCGCTATTTCCGCGACGAGATCGCGCCGATCATCACGCCCATCGGGCTCGATCCGACGCACCCCTTTCCGCTGCTGGTGAACAAGAGCCTGAACTTCATCGTCGAGCTGGAAGGCATCGATGCGTTCGGTCGTGACTCCGGGCTGGCGATCATTCCGGCGCCGCGCTCGCTGCCGCGGGTCATTCGCGTGCCGGAGGAGGTCAGCGGAGCGGGCGATCACTTCGTGTTTCTGTCGTCGATGATCCATGCACACGCCGACGACCTGTTCCACGGCATGCGGGTCAAGGGCTGCTACCAGTTCCGCCTGACGCGTAATGCCGACCTCTCGGTCGATACCGAGGACGTCGAGGACCTCGCACGTGCGCTGCGCGGCGAGCTGATCTCGCGGCGCTACGGCGATGCGGTGCGCCTGGAGGTAGTCGATACCTGCCCGAAACACCTGGCGGACTTCCTGCTCAAGCAGTTCGGCCTGGCCGAAAGCGAGATGTATCGGGTCAATGGCCCGGTCAACCTGACCCGGCTGTTCAGCGTCACCGGCCTGGACAGCCATCCGGAGCTGCAATACGCGCCGTTCACCCCAGCGATCCCCAAGCTGCTGCAGAACAGCGAGAACATCTTCAACGTCATCAGCAAGCAGGACATCCTGCTGATGCACCCGTTCGAATCCTTCACGCCGGTGGTCGACCTGCTGCGTGAAGCGGCCAAGGACCCGCACGTGCTGGCCGTCAAGCAGACCCTGTACCGCTCGGGCGCCAACTCGGAGATCGTCGACGCCCTCGTCGAGGCGGCGCGCAACGGCAAGGAGGTCACCGCGGTGATCGAGCTGCGCGCGCGTTTCGATGAGGAGTCGAACCTGCAACTGGCCAGTCGGCTGCAGCAGGCCGGCGCCGTGGTGATCTACGGTGTGGTCGGCTACAAGACCCACGCCAAGATGATGCTGATCCTGCGTCGCGAAAACGGCGAACTCTGCCGCTACGCGCACCTGGGTACCGGCAACTACCACGCCGGCAACGCGCGCCTGTACACCGACTACAGCCTGCTGACCTCCGATGACGCGCTGTGCGAGGACGTCTCCAAGCTGTTCAGCCAGCTGATCGGCATGGGCAAGGTGATGCGCATGAAGAAGCTGCTGCATTCGCCGTTCACCCTGAAGAAGACGCTGCTCGACCTCATCGCGCTGGAGACGCAGCATGCCGCCGAGGGCAAGCCGGCGCACATCATCCTCAAGGTCAACGCGCTGACCGACGCGAAGATGATCAAGGCGCTGTACAAGGCCAGCCAGACAGGCGTGCGTATCGACCTCATCGTGCGTGGCATGTGCTGCCTGCGCCCGGGCATCGCCGGGGTATCGCACAACATCCAGGTGCGCTCGATCATCGGACGCTTCCTCGAGCACAGCCGGGTGTTCTATTTCCACAACGACGGCGACGAAAAGCTCTACCTGTCGAGTGCCGACTGGATGGAGCGCAACCTCGACCGACGGGTGGAAACCTGCTTCCCGGTCGAAGGCAAGAAGCTGGTGACGCGGGTGAAGAAGGAACTCGAGGCCTTGCTGACCGACAACACGCAGAGCTGGATCCTGCAGCCCGACGGCAGCTACGTGCGCAACAGCCCGAGCGGCAATCAGCTCGCGCGCAACGCCCAGAACACGCTGCTCGAGCGGCTCAGCAACACCACGGGGCGTTAA
- the ppx gene encoding exopolyphosphatase has translation MRTTSSDAFPLIAALDLGSNSFHMVLARTSNGELRILERLGEKVQLAAGITEQRVLDEAAMQRGLDCLRRFAQLVNHLPEGAVRVVGTNALREARNRAEFIRRAESIINHQVEVISGREEARLIYLGVAHTYPGAPGKRLVADIGGGSTEFIIGEHFDSQLRESLQMGCVSYTQRFFRDGKITPARYAQAYTAARLELMGIEQGLRRLGWEQSIGASGTIRAVAQAIQAGGQGNGEVNPGGIAWLKGRLFKLGDVERIELDGIKPDRRGVFPAGLAILEAIFDALELQSMSHSEGALREGVLYDLLGRHHREDVRDRTLSFLMERYHVDTEQAARVEAKALEAFDQVAADWGLDDERLRELLGWAARIHEVGLDIAHYHYHKHGAYLIEHSDLPGFSRQDQQMLALLVRGHRRNIPKAKFEELSEDGVKLTRLCVLLRFAILFHHIRGPQQAPAYQLRADGDCLHVLFPEGWLGSNPLTAADFAQEAEWLKRIDFTLDVR, from the coding sequence ATGCGCACGACCTCCTCTGACGCCTTTCCTTTGATCGCCGCCCTCGACCTGGGCTCGAACAGCTTCCACATGGTTCTGGCCCGTACCAGTAACGGAGAACTGCGCATCCTCGAGCGGCTCGGCGAAAAGGTGCAGCTGGCCGCCGGCATCACCGAACAGCGGGTGCTTGATGAGGCCGCCATGCAGCGCGGCCTGGACTGCCTGCGGCGTTTCGCCCAGTTGGTCAACCATCTGCCCGAAGGCGCGGTGCGCGTGGTCGGCACCAACGCCCTGCGCGAGGCGCGCAACCGTGCCGAGTTCATTCGCCGCGCCGAATCGATCATCAACCATCAGGTCGAGGTGATCTCCGGTCGCGAGGAGGCCCGCCTGATCTACCTCGGCGTCGCCCACACCTACCCCGGCGCGCCCGGCAAGCGCCTGGTGGCGGACATCGGCGGCGGCAGCACGGAATTCATCATCGGCGAGCACTTCGATTCACAGCTGCGCGAGAGCCTGCAGATGGGCTGCGTCAGCTACACCCAGCGCTTCTTTCGCGATGGCAAGATCACCCCGGCCCGCTACGCGCAGGCCTACACAGCGGCGCGCCTGGAACTCATGGGCATCGAGCAGGGCCTGCGCCGGCTGGGCTGGGAGCAGAGCATCGGTGCCTCCGGCACGATCCGCGCCGTGGCGCAGGCTATCCAGGCCGGCGGCCAGGGCAACGGCGAGGTCAACCCGGGCGGGATCGCCTGGCTCAAGGGTCGCCTGTTCAAGCTCGGCGATGTCGAGCGCATCGAACTGGACGGCATCAAGCCGGACCGCCGCGGCGTGTTCCCGGCCGGCCTGGCCATCCTCGAGGCCATTTTCGACGCGCTCGAGCTGCAGAGCATGAGTCATTCCGAAGGCGCGCTGCGCGAGGGTGTGCTCTACGACCTGCTCGGCCGACATCACCGCGAGGATGTGCGCGATCGCACGCTGAGCTTTCTCATGGAGCGCTATCACGTCGACACCGAACAGGCCGCGCGCGTCGAAGCCAAGGCACTGGAAGCCTTCGACCAGGTGGCGGCCGACTGGGGCCTGGACGACGAGCGCCTGCGTGAACTGCTCGGCTGGGCGGCCCGCATCCACGAGGTGGGCCTCGACATTGCCCACTACCACTACCACAAGCACGGCGCCTACCTGATCGAGCATTCCGACCTGCCCGGCTTCTCGCGCCAGGACCAGCAGATGCTGGCACTGCTGGTCCGCGGCCACCGCCGCAACATTCCCAAGGCCAAGTTCGAAGAGCTCAGCGAGGACGGCGTCAAGCTGACCCGCCTCTGCGTACTGCTGCGCTTCGCCATCCTCTTCCATCACATCCGCGGCCCGCAGCAGGCGCCGGCCTACCAGCTCAGGGCCGACGGCGACTGCCTGCACGTGCTGTTTCCCGAGGGCTGGCTGGGTAGCAACCCGCTGACCGCCGCCGATTTCGCCCAGGAAGCCGAGTGGCTCAAGCGCATCGATTTCACGCTGGATGTGCGCTGA
- the trxA gene encoding thioredoxin TrxA — protein sequence MSEYIHNVTDTSFEQDVLQADGPVLVDYWAEWCGPCKMIAPVLDEIAKDYEGKLKVCKLNIDENQETPPKYGVRGIPTLMLFKNGNVEATKVGALSKSQLAAFLDSNI from the coding sequence ATGAGCGAGTACATCCACAATGTTACCGACACCAGCTTCGAGCAGGACGTGCTCCAGGCGGACGGTCCGGTGCTGGTCGACTACTGGGCCGAATGGTGCGGTCCCTGCAAGATGATCGCTCCGGTGCTCGACGAGATTGCCAAGGACTACGAGGGCAAGCTAAAGGTGTGCAAGCTGAACATCGACGAGAATCAGGAAACCCCGCCCAAGTACGGCGTGCGCGGCATCCCGACGCTGATGCTGTTCAAGAACGGCAACGTCGAGGCGACCAAGGTTGGCGCGCTGTCCAAGTCGCAGCTGGCGGCGTTCCTCGATAGCAACATCTGA
- the rho gene encoding transcription termination factor Rho → MNLTELKQKPITELLEMAEQMGIENMARSRKQDVIFSLLKKHAKSGEEISGDGVLEILQDGFGFLRSADSSYLAGPDDIYVSPSQIRRFNLRTGDTIVGKIRPPKEGERYFALLKVDSINYDRPENAKSKILFENLTPLFPNERLKMEAGNGSTEDLTGRVIDLTAPIGKGQRGLIVAPPKAGKTIMLQNIAANITRNNPECHLIVLLIDERPEEVTEMQRTVRGEVVASTFDEPPTRHVQVAEMVIEKAKRLVEHKKDVVILLDSITRLARAYNTVIPSSGKVLTGGVDAHALEKPKRFFGAARNIEEGGSLTILATALVETGSKMDEVIYEEFKGTGNLELQLDRRIAEKRVFPAININRSGTRREELLTAEDELQRMWILRKLLHPMDEIAAIEFLLDKLKDTKTNDEFFMSMKRK, encoded by the coding sequence ATGAATCTGACCGAACTCAAGCAAAAGCCCATCACCGAACTGCTGGAAATGGCCGAACAGATGGGCATCGAAAACATGGCCCGTTCGCGCAAGCAGGACGTGATCTTTTCCCTGCTCAAGAAGCATGCGAAGAGCGGCGAAGAGATTTCCGGTGACGGTGTGCTGGAGATCCTGCAGGACGGTTTCGGCTTCCTGCGCAGCGCGGATTCCTCCTACCTGGCCGGCCCCGATGACATCTACGTCTCGCCGAGCCAGATCCGCCGCTTCAACCTGCGCACGGGTGACACCATCGTCGGCAAGATTCGCCCGCCGAAGGAAGGCGAACGCTATTTCGCCCTGCTGAAGGTGGACTCGATCAATTACGATCGTCCCGAGAATGCCAAGAGCAAGATCCTGTTCGAGAACCTTACTCCGCTGTTCCCCAATGAACGGCTGAAAATGGAGGCCGGCAACGGCTCCACCGAGGATCTCACCGGCCGCGTGATCGACCTGACCGCGCCGATCGGCAAGGGCCAGCGCGGCCTGATCGTCGCCCCGCCGAAAGCGGGCAAGACGATCATGCTGCAGAACATCGCGGCCAACATCACCCGCAACAATCCCGAATGCCACCTGATCGTCCTCCTGATCGACGAGCGTCCGGAAGAAGTCACCGAGATGCAGCGCACCGTGCGCGGCGAAGTGGTCGCCTCCACCTTCGACGAGCCGCCGACCCGCCACGTGCAGGTCGCCGAAATGGTGATCGAGAAGGCCAAGCGCCTGGTCGAGCACAAGAAGGACGTGGTCATTCTGCTCGACTCCATCACCCGTCTGGCGCGCGCCTACAACACCGTGATCCCGAGCTCCGGCAAGGTGCTGACCGGTGGTGTCGACGCGCATGCGCTGGAAAAGCCCAAGCGCTTCTTTGGCGCGGCGCGCAACATCGAGGAAGGCGGCAGCCTGACCATCCTCGCCACCGCGCTGGTGGAAACCGGCTCGAAGATGGACGAGGTGATCTACGAGGAATTCAAGGGCACCGGCAACCTGGAGCTGCAGCTGGACCGCCGCATCGCCGAGAAGCGCGTGTTCCCGGCGATCAACATCAACCGCTCCGGCACCCGCCGCGAGGAGTTGCTGACTGCCGAGGACGAGCTGCAGCGCATGTGGATCCTGCGCAAGCTGCTGCATCCGATGGATGAGATCGCAGCCATCGAGTTCCTGCTCGACAAGCTCAAGGACACCAAGACCAACGACGAATTCTTCATGTCGATGAAGCGCAAGTAA
- the ubiD gene encoding 4-hydroxy-3-polyprenylbenzoate decarboxylase — translation MQYRDLREFISGLEQRGQLKRIATPVSPVLEMTEICDRTLRKQGPALLFEQPTGFDMPVLGNLFGTPGRVALGMGAEDVSELREIGKLLAFLKEPEPPKGLKDAWSKLPIYKKVISMAPKVLKDAPCQEVVLEGDDVDLGRIPVQHCWPGDAAPLITWGLTITRGPNKERQNLGIYRQQVIGRNKVIMRWLSHRGGALDYREWCQKYPDRPYPVAVALGADPATILGAVTPVPDTLSEYAFAGLLRGSRTELVKAIGSDLQVPAYAEIVLEGHIHPGETAPEGPYGDHTGYYNEVDTFPVFTVERITHRRQPIYHSTYTGRPPDEPAILGVALNEVFVPILQKQFPEIVDFYLPPEGCSYRMAVVTMKKQYPGHAKRVMLGVWSFLRQFMYTKFVIVTDDDINARDWNDVIWAITTRMDPKRDTVLIDNTPIDYLDFASPVSGLGSKMGLDATHKWPGETSREWGRAIVQDEAVKRRVDELWGQLGID, via the coding sequence ATGCAGTACCGTGATCTGCGCGAATTCATCAGTGGCCTGGAACAGCGCGGCCAGCTCAAGCGCATCGCCACGCCCGTGTCGCCTGTGCTGGAGATGACCGAGATCTGCGACCGCACCCTGCGCAAGCAGGGGCCGGCGCTGCTGTTCGAGCAGCCGACCGGCTTCGACATGCCGGTGCTCGGTAACCTGTTCGGCACGCCTGGGCGCGTGGCGCTGGGCATGGGTGCCGAGGATGTCTCCGAGCTGCGCGAGATCGGCAAGCTGCTGGCTTTCCTCAAGGAGCCGGAGCCGCCCAAGGGCCTGAAGGATGCCTGGAGCAAGCTGCCGATCTACAAGAAGGTCATCAGCATGGCGCCCAAGGTGCTCAAGGATGCGCCCTGTCAGGAGGTCGTGCTCGAGGGCGATGACGTCGACCTCGGGCGAATTCCGGTGCAGCACTGCTGGCCGGGGGATGCCGCGCCGCTGATCACCTGGGGCCTGACCATCACCCGCGGGCCGAACAAGGAGCGGCAGAACCTCGGCATCTACCGCCAGCAGGTGATCGGCCGCAACAAGGTGATCATGCGCTGGCTCAGCCACCGCGGCGGCGCGCTGGACTACCGCGAGTGGTGCCAGAAGTATCCGGATCGGCCCTATCCCGTGGCCGTGGCTCTGGGCGCAGATCCGGCGACCATTCTCGGCGCGGTCACACCGGTGCCCGACACCCTTTCCGAGTATGCCTTCGCCGGCCTGCTGCGCGGCTCGCGCACCGAGCTGGTCAAGGCGATCGGCTCGGACCTGCAGGTGCCGGCCTATGCCGAGATCGTTCTCGAGGGGCACATCCACCCGGGCGAGACCGCACCGGAAGGCCCCTACGGCGACCACACCGGTTACTACAACGAGGTCGACACCTTTCCGGTGTTCACCGTCGAGCGCATCACCCATCGCCGCCAGCCGATCTACCACAGCACCTATACCGGGCGTCCGCCGGACGAGCCGGCGATTCTCGGCGTGGCGCTGAACGAGGTGTTCGTACCGATCCTGCAGAAGCAGTTCCCGGAGATCGTCGACTTCTACCTGCCGCCGGAGGGCTGTTCCTACCGCATGGCGGTGGTGACGATGAAGAAGCAGTACCCGGGCCACGCCAAGCGGGTGATGCTCGGCGTCTGGTCCTTTCTGCGCCAGTTCATGTACACCAAGTTCGTCATCGTCACCGACGACGACATCAATGCGCGTGACTGGAACGACGTGATCTGGGCCATCACCACACGCATGGATCCCAAGCGCGATACGGTGCTGATCGACAACACGCCGATCGACTACCTGGATTTCGCCTCGCCGGTCTCTGGGCTCGGCTCGAAGATGGGCCTGGATGCGACGCACAAATGGCCGGGCGAGACCAGCCGCGAATGGGGCAGGGCCATCGTTCAAGACGAGGCGGTCAAGCGCCGTGTCGATGAACTCTGGGGCCAGCTGGGCATCGACTGA
- a CDS encoding CDP-6-deoxy-delta-3,4-glucoseen reductase produces MKVTLQPSGAVLEVEPGERILDAARRQGFECPQSCRNGNCHICASLLVEGRVRQDGEVRDHGELLACLAEPLEDCVLHWDGVLAPGELPVRELSCQLAAYEAVGGDVVRLLLRLPAGRQPRYYAGQYVLLQREDGEWSAFSLASAPGSGRELELHVLARDASAIELLAFIRRQGFARVQMPFGDTHLAELPDGPLVLVAAGTGMAQMHSLIEYCRAAGFAHPVHLYWGVRRPEDFYQLRHWDEWRRMPNLHLHRVVSDVCDWGGRCGLLHEAIRQDFSDLKSLHVYASGSPAMVYGTLDALVEAGMDPHQMRADVFAYAPREG; encoded by the coding sequence ATGAAAGTAACCTTGCAACCATCCGGTGCCGTGCTCGAGGTAGAGCCCGGCGAACGTATTCTCGATGCGGCCAGGCGCCAGGGCTTCGAGTGCCCGCAGAGCTGTCGCAACGGCAACTGTCATATCTGTGCCTCGCTGCTGGTCGAAGGGCGCGTGCGGCAGGATGGCGAAGTGCGCGACCACGGCGAACTGCTCGCCTGCCTGGCCGAGCCGCTGGAAGATTGCGTGCTGCACTGGGATGGCGTACTGGCGCCCGGCGAGTTGCCGGTGCGCGAGCTGAGCTGCCAGCTGGCCGCGTATGAAGCGGTCGGCGGAGACGTGGTGCGTCTGTTGCTACGGTTGCCGGCCGGGCGGCAGCCGCGCTATTACGCCGGCCAATATGTGCTGCTGCAGCGCGAGGACGGCGAATGGTCGGCGTTCTCGCTGGCGTCGGCGCCAGGCAGTGGTCGCGAACTGGAGCTGCACGTACTGGCGCGCGATGCGTCAGCCATTGAGCTGCTGGCTTTCATCAGACGTCAGGGGTTCGCCCGAGTGCAGATGCCCTTCGGTGATACGCATCTGGCTGAGCTGCCGGATGGGCCGCTGGTGCTGGTGGCGGCCGGAACCGGCATGGCGCAGATGCACAGCCTGATCGAATACTGCCGTGCCGCCGGGTTCGCCCATCCCGTGCATCTGTACTGGGGCGTGCGCCGGCCCGAAGATTTCTATCAGCTGCGGCATTGGGACGAGTGGCGGCGCATGCCCAATCTTCACCTGCACCGCGTGGTCAGCGACGTCTGCGATTGGGGCGGTCGTTGCGGGCTGCTGCACGAGGCGATTCGCCAGGACTTCAGCGACCTCAAGTCACTGCATGTCTATGCCAGCGGTTCGCCGGCGATGGTGTACGGCACGCTGGATGCACTGGTCGAGGCCGGCATGGACCCGCATCAGATGCGGGCCGACGTCTTTGCCTACGCACCGCGTGAGGGCTGA
- a CDS encoding SPOR domain-containing protein, whose amino-acid sequence MAARKKAAPKRGASRYQAPAKKNVPGWVWLVCGLAIGGFLVFLATLEPGGDEIKRTKEPPQAKQQAKPKPQGEQPPKPKYDFYTLLPESEVILPPETKEPEAPAKAVTPEQAAKLDEERALAALSGQVPPPPPTVAKAPVTQFFLQAGSFRKQVEADKVRAQIILLGQDVRVEQVTVREEPWFRVLVGPFTTREQLNLAQKTLAGSGYKNLLLQQRQVR is encoded by the coding sequence GTGGCAGCACGGAAGAAAGCCGCACCCAAACGCGGCGCCAGCCGCTATCAGGCACCGGCGAAAAAGAATGTGCCGGGCTGGGTCTGGCTGGTCTGCGGCCTGGCGATCGGCGGGTTTCTCGTATTCCTCGCCACGCTCGAACCCGGCGGCGACGAGATCAAGCGCACCAAGGAGCCGCCGCAAGCCAAGCAGCAAGCCAAGCCCAAGCCACAGGGCGAGCAGCCGCCGAAGCCGAAGTACGACTTCTACACCCTGCTGCCCGAGTCCGAAGTGATCCTGCCGCCGGAGACGAAGGAGCCGGAGGCGCCAGCCAAAGCGGTGACGCCCGAGCAGGCTGCGAAGCTAGATGAGGAGCGCGCGCTCGCCGCACTCAGCGGGCAGGTGCCGCCGCCTCCGCCCACGGTAGCGAAGGCGCCGGTCACCCAGTTCTTCCTGCAGGCCGGCTCGTTCCGCAAGCAGGTCGAAGCCGACAAGGTGCGCGCACAGATCATCCTGCTTGGCCAGGACGTTCGCGTCGAGCAGGTCACGGTACGCGAAGAGCCCTGGTTCCGCGTGCTGGTCGGCCCCTTCACCACCCGCGAGCAACTCAACCTCGCGCAGAAGACGCTGGCCGGCAGCGGCTACAAGAACCTGCTTCTGCAGCAACGCCAGGTGCGCTGA
- the argS gene encoding arginine--tRNA ligase — protein sequence MKDSIRHLIQQALARLTEDGVLPAGLAPAIQVENTRDKSHGDFASNIAMMLAKPAGMKPRDLAQKLIEALPADAGISKVEIAGPGFLNFFQNTDALAQRLDAALRDEHLDVRKAGPAQRVVIDMSSPNLAKEMHVGHLRSTIIGDAVGRVLEFLGDEVIRQNHVGDWGTQFGMLLAYLEEKPAAAESELADLEQFYRAAKQRFDESPAFADRARELVVRLQAGDAECLRLWTRFNEISLSHCQKIYDRLNVKLSPADVKGESAYNDALPGIVETLRAKGLLTEDEGAQCVFLEEFQNAEGKPLPVIVQKAGGGYLYATTDLASLNYRSQTLNADRVLYFVDQRQALHFQMVFAVARRAGLVREQLQLEHMGFGTMNGADGRPFKTRDGGTVKLIDLLDEAEQRAYALVSEKNPDLDEAELRNIARAVGVGAVKYADLSKHRTSDYRFNFDLMLSFEGNTAPYLLYAYTRVASLFRKLGKGMQEVDGHIQLDAEQEQALAAKLAQFGETLNSVGEKGEPHLLCSYLYDLAGLFSSFYENCPVLAAEDEAVRTSRLRLAALTGRTLKQGLELLGLEPLERM from the coding sequence ATGAAAGACAGCATTCGCCACCTGATCCAGCAAGCCCTCGCCCGCCTGACCGAAGATGGCGTGCTGCCCGCAGGGCTGGCCCCGGCCATCCAAGTGGAGAACACCCGCGACAAGAGCCATGGCGACTTCGCCAGCAACATCGCGATGATGCTGGCGAAGCCCGCCGGCATGAAGCCGCGCGACCTGGCGCAAAAGCTCATCGAGGCACTGCCGGCCGACGCCGGCATCAGCAAGGTGGAGATCGCCGGGCCGGGCTTTCTCAACTTTTTCCAGAACACCGACGCACTTGCCCAGCGGCTGGATGCGGCACTGCGCGACGAGCATCTCGATGTGCGCAAAGCCGGCCCGGCGCAGCGCGTCGTCATCGACATGTCCTCGCCGAACCTGGCCAAGGAGATGCACGTCGGCCACCTGCGCTCGACGATCATCGGTGACGCCGTCGGTCGCGTGCTGGAGTTTCTCGGCGACGAGGTGATCCGCCAGAACCATGTGGGCGACTGGGGCACCCAGTTCGGCATGCTGCTGGCCTATCTGGAGGAGAAACCTGCCGCGGCGGAAAGCGAGCTGGCCGACCTCGAGCAGTTCTATCGGGCCGCCAAGCAGCGCTTCGACGAAAGCCCCGCCTTTGCCGACCGGGCACGTGAGCTGGTGGTCCGGCTGCAGGCCGGGGATGCCGAGTGCCTGCGCCTGTGGACCCGCTTCAACGAAATCTCCCTGTCGCATTGCCAGAAGATCTACGACCGCCTGAACGTCAAGCTGAGCCCTGCCGACGTCAAAGGCGAGAGTGCATACAACGACGCCCTGCCGGGCATCGTCGAGACGCTGCGCGCCAAGGGCCTGCTCACCGAGGACGAAGGCGCCCAGTGCGTGTTCCTCGAGGAATTCCAGAACGCCGAAGGCAAGCCGCTGCCGGTCATCGTGCAGAAGGCCGGAGGCGGGTACCTCTACGCCACCACCGACCTGGCCTCGCTGAATTACCGCAGCCAGACGCTGAACGCCGATCGCGTGCTGTACTTCGTCGACCAGCGCCAGGCCCTGCACTTCCAGATGGTGTTTGCCGTCGCGCGTCGCGCTGGGCTCGTGCGCGAGCAACTGCAGCTCGAGCACATGGGCTTCGGCACCATGAACGGTGCGGACGGCCGGCCATTCAAGACGCGCGACGGCGGCACGGTTAAGCTGATCGACCTGCTCGACGAAGCCGAGCAGCGCGCCTATGCCCTGGTCAGCGAGAAGAACCCCGACCTCGACGAGGCGGAACTGCGCAACATCGCCCGCGCCGTAGGCGTCGGCGCGGTGAAATACGCAGACCTGTCCAAGCATCGCACCAGCGATTACCGCTTCAACTTCGACCTGATGCTCAGCTTCGAAGGCAATACCGCACCCTACCTGCTTTATGCCTACACCCGCGTGGCCAGCCTGTTCCGCAAGCTGGGCAAGGGCATGCAAGAGGTCGACGGGCACATTCAGCTCGACGCCGAGCAGGAGCAGGCACTGGCCGCGAAACTGGCGCAGTTCGGCGAAACGCTCAACAGCGTTGGCGAGAAAGGTGAGCCCCACCTGCTGTGCAGCTACCTGTACGACCTTGCCGGCCTGTTCTCGAGTTTCTACGAGAACTGCCCGGTCCTGGCCGCCGAGGACGAAGCCGTGCGCACCAGCCGCCTACGCCTGGCCGCACTGACCGGCCGCACGCTGAAACAGGGCCTGGAGCTGCTTGGCCTGGAACCACTGGAGCGGATGTAA